In Arvicanthis niloticus isolate mArvNil1 chromosome 16, mArvNil1.pat.X, whole genome shotgun sequence, the sequence AGTAGGGGACTTGTTAGTTTAAGTTTGGTCAAGTTAAAACACATTGAAAATCCTAAGGATGAGTAAcgctttaaaagaaaatggatgtCTCCATAGGGTTAAGGGGTCTAAAGAAAACTAGAGATGGGAAGTGAAAGGGGGATAAATCACAGAGATTTGAGGGCCTTTGTAAGAGTTAGACTTTTGTAATTTACTCTGAGCATGGAGGAGCTAGTGCAGAGTTTGGAGCAGATGAAGGGTGTTGTCTGGCCTGAAGAATCATATTTTACTCTGTGTGAAGCCAACAGTACAGGTTGGCACAGCTGAAACCTCTAATTGATATGGAGATCTTCTAGTAATTATGGTGAGACATGATGTTGTTAAGTGTATGAAGGTAAGTTTGTGTGATGTGATCATTTCAAAACTCAACAACTCTCTTATAAAGTTTTACTGCCAATCTAACAGAAAACTGTGGTAACATAAGTGGGAATACAGAGGCAACTGGAGGGAGAACAGGAGGAATGGATATGACTGCATTACACATTACACAGCATACATCTATTCTCAGGATAAAGAACAAAGTTTTATAAACAGATTGGGACTCTGTTGATTATGATTtcgataaagattaaaaaaacatgTGTGCATCTGAATATTCAGTGTTTAgtgataaaaatcattttataagaatatttgcatgttttatgtggtagttttcttattttttattggatattttatttacttacatttcagatgtcatcccctttccacatttttcACTCCCttgaaacctcctatcctatcccccctcctcctttttgctctcataccattttaattacatgcaagtattaaggtcagttctaggttgaggaactagcaatacaatagatgcaaatagtcaagaaacaagcaagaaaataaacccaaatactcaaagaacaagcaaggcaataaacaaagttccgtgaacactcccatgataactgtttctaagggcttatcagaatgactaaaatatctgtgtctacttctctgtcctagctcaaagtcatttcatcttttcttctcattctatCTAACTGGAggcattttaaagttttttgaaTACTGGATATCAAATTCTTAGATGTGCAAGAAAACTGCTCTGTAATCAAACAATGTTCCAAGTCTCAAAACCcatctttaaattaattttaccaTTAAGTAATTCATGTTAACCCTGAATTtgtaaacaaaattatatttggTCTCTAACTCTGATTATTTTTGccttaaaatgtgtttctttttttaagacttatttatttattttatgtttgtgagtacactgtcactgtcttcggacacaccagaagagggtatcagaccccattataggtggttgtgaaccaccatatacttgctgggaattgaactcaggacctctgggagggcagtcagtgctcttaactgttgagccttctctccaacccatgtgtttctatttttaaattttaaaaacatctatgGCTTTcaaccttttattttaaattatttccattttattctgtAGGATAATTTAAATGCAATGAAGGTGACACTGCTTGACAATGCCACTATGATTCTCATATGGTACACTCATTTCTGGAACATTTTTTATAATAAGATTCAAAACAATTAATGAAGAATTGTCTGATGAAGTTGATTTAACACTGAAGACTTCAGAAGAATCAGCCAGGAAAATGTGCTAAGAGGAATCATTCTTCATTTGTCCTTTAATTGGAAAACAGTTTAATGAGCCACATGAACCAGGTACAGGCAAGtgcaaaaggaacaaaggaagagtCATGAGGTAGAAGGCAGATAGAAACCATGGAGATTCCTATGTTAGGCTATGAAATACTGtcagtacacacatgtataaaattctgaaagaataaaaatactaaattaaaaaaatacataaaaattaaaaatcacatgTCATATGTGATGTGGAAATAAAAAGGACATTTTAATATACATAATCAGACATATTTGAATATGGAGCAAATTACTCTGAAATATGTGACTGAAAATAGAAAATTTCTCATAATTTCATACATTAGCCATTTAGTATAGGATGGAATATGtaatttttccagccttttattatTGTACCTATGTGTTTTTGGATTAACCAGTTGTTTGCTTGCAGCTGGATAAACTACAATCCAACTTATAACTTTGATGTGTAAATGTACAAGGTCATCTGGGATTCATTGGAGTAAGTGAGCATGTAGAGGTTCTTATGAAGAGGCTTTATATACATGACCTTGATTACCATTTCAGAAGATGGTAAAAGAGAACTGAGTCCCTAGAAttgtcttctgaactccacaCATGATATGCTCTTATCTGCACAAGTGTGTGCAAATgcttgcacatgcacatgtgcacacttacATGTGagatgcataaaaataaataacttaatacaGCTCTTACTACCTACTTAGATAATATTCAGAAAGTCATTAAACATGGTCAAACTTTActtccaaattttatttattcatatttaaatagCGGTGATTTTGACAAGTTTACTTAAGGATGCTTAAATTATAAGGCAGTTTATACATAAgaagatgttttaaataataacGTGAAATATAGTGGACTATCCACCTTACTCCTTTGAAGCCCtttgtgtcaggagccataatggaacaagctaataactagcaggtgatcgtCCTGAAATggcctgccttggattattatataatctgtgacaggtACGGCCTTAATCAGCAAGGCTGTAAAGGGACTCATTTTAGGAAacattcctgctattaatatgattttcctgttattattaaacacatataacaatcactaagcaatagcacacccctttggaacagatctctgcagattcacaaagatgtactgtcttgtagtgacactatatagacaaatagatgacttcttaagtcttaatgatggtcctataagaatttctaaaattatatctgtgattattaagttcttttataataggactgctattaTGTCCTTTTCTGATTGTCAAAACTgtgatgagaactctgccagtctcccaagtgtcaccagttaattgctcttagagagtaaccagactttctcctactcagagcacatttcaagaggttgtaaaacaattatccagaggtcataaaaagggaactattAATTAATTATAGGTGAAAACAAAATAGTGACTGGGGttatttatacaaaacttcactgaTAACTTACTTAttgttttaaaccttcagtgaacctgtggagcagTGATAGGTGATGGATGTTCAGCTACGTAATTACTCCTGATGGATATGCattttctgttgtaaacttctatttcaatttatgatttgattttttgtgtgaacttgtgatgaaatTTGtatcatgtgatcatgtattctgaaagatgtataggtattgaggacaaagagatgagagacagaatagagagatagaatagaattttttttcatttccctagatagaattttcccctttcttttgctTAGGATCCTGCCACTTTTCCCCTTAAATAGCTTTCATAAGAAACATTTTACAATTTAGGAATAAACCCTATGACCACTTTTCTCTAAGTGTCCTCCCTTTTTTTCCTGCTTCAGACTAGCAGGCaaaagttagagcccagcagttcctgctaaGACAGAACAAAGGCTGCATTGCTTAGTTCtatgctgttaggctacaggtgttaatcacctaagccagcagtcttttaccctcagagagagcaagaaagcttttaggactttttagaagttatccgTCAGCATTCCAGTAAAATTAGAGAGctagaaagccctgagaccctcagactttaaaggtatcaccagagtcctactctgtgtccCTGCCACTACCTTCTTTTGGCGGGGAGGCTCTCTGCTTTGAGCCTGAAATTCTATGACAACATAATGCAGTAGCCAGCATATTTTTACTAAACTGAGTTTGTAGTTAATTCAATTAAATAAGCCAAAAGTAGAGAAAATTTGTCTTCTCTGTCACGAAACAGTACTTGAGAAATGATGGATGACAGAGAAAACTAGAAAGGCAAGAGGGATGTGAACGTTAGCAATTTTCAGAACTATTTATGTGGTGTGCGTCTTGTACTCTAATCTTTGGCTTCATCAACACATGGGATcataaaagaaaagggaaggaaccATACTAGTATAGTATGAGGCATATGTCAATTTGTGCTTAAAGCAGGAAAATCCACACTTACTGTTTCACCTGTCAAGAGTCTGGTAGTTGTTATGTGAACAAGTGGCCACCAGTGACCTAGAGGTATATTTCATCATcctttttaacaaaaaaaaaaaagaaagaaagaaagaaaaaaagaagaagaagaaaaagcatctGTGCCAATAGAAAAAGAATTATCAGGAACACAAAAACATCAGTGAGATTCTAAACTTCAATAAGGGCTTTAATATCAGGAATTGAGATCTATTTCTGAGCCCGAGGATCTCTCTTCTGATGAAAAAGCCTCCCAATAGCatctttcatttccttgtttcttAGACTATAAATAATGGGATTGAGAAATGGAGCAAGGATAACAAAAGTGATGGCAATTACTGTGTCCCAGAAGACTGAATAGGTAGCTGAGAATCTCAAATACATGACAGCCACACTGCCaaaaaacagcaagaaaacagCAAGGTGGGCTGCACAAGTGGAGAAAGCCTTGCGCCTCCCTTCTGCTGAAGGCATCCCCAAAATTACCATGATGATCCGGATATAGGACAGAGCAATTACAAGGAAGGAGGCCAGGATCTCTACTGCATGGATAGCATCCACAATGACCACCAAAGATGTATCCGTACAGGCCAACCTGAGCACAGGGGTGAAATCACAGAAGATCTGATGGATCTTGTTGGAGCCACAGAAAGGCAAAGTAGCAATCCATGCAATCTCAGGGAGTACCAGAAGGAAGCCACAGAAGCAGGAGCCAGCTGTTAGTTGGATACAAAGTTTGGAAGTCATGATGGTTGGGTAACGGAGAGGATAGCAGATAGCTATGTACCTGTCAATGGACATTGCTGTCAGGACACAGCCTTCTGTGATACCCAATGAGTGGAAAAAGTACATCTGCATGAGACAACCACCTAGAGAGATCGTCTTCTTCTCACTGACTAGGCTGGAGAGCATCTTGGGAATGGTAGTCGTGGTATACCAGATCTCCAGGAAAGATAACACACTGATGAAGAAATACATAGGTGTGTGAAGAGCCATGTCCAGCTGGACAGCAACAAAGATTACTAGGTTTCCTGATATGATGAATGCATAG encodes:
- the Or6k6 gene encoding olfactory receptor 6K6, which produces MTQLVDSRNHTMVIEFLFSVFPPLYEGGLLFFILLILVYAFIISGNLVIFVAVQLDMALHTPMYFFISVLSFLEIWYTTTTIPKMLSSLVSEKKTISLGGCLMQMYFFHSLGITEGCVLTAMSIDRYIAICYPLRYPTIMTSKLCIQLTAGSCFCGFLLVLPEIAWIATLPFCGSNKIHQIFCDFTPVLRLACTDTSLVVIVDAIHAVEILASFLVIALSYIRIIMVILGMPSAEGRRKAFSTCAAHLAVFLLFFGSVAVMYLRFSATYSVFWDTVIAITFVILAPFLNPIIYSLRNKEMKDAIGRLFHQKRDPRAQK